A region from the Corylus avellana chromosome ca7, CavTom2PMs-1.0 genome encodes:
- the LOC132187155 gene encoding uncharacterized protein LOC132187155 → MKTMQSKQEIQSSTQVSHESQDDQPNNHTTEAPVTDSASVSTSSNDGKKVSRQDIELVQNLIERCLQLYMNREEVVKTLLTRARIDPGFTTLVWQKLEEENADFFRAYYIRLKLKKQILLFNHLLEHQYHLTKYPVAPKVPLAPIQNGIHPMPVNNLPMGYPVLQQPSISAAGQPHLDPMGCGISSCHVVNGVPAPSNFHPIRMNSGNDMVMENSAADVAPIIPPNGTMSSMSEMPVSPTSVASSGHFPFTASEISGIGVDTSALDTAFTSDVASSVGLQLAPDGGAGNSRDSFRSLDQIQWNFSLSDLTADLSNLGDLGALGNYPGSPFLPSDSEILLDSPEQEDIVEEFFVDSVPGPPCSQSDEEKP, encoded by the exons ATGAAGACTATGCAG AGCAAACAAGAAATACAATCCTCAACCCAGGTTTCACATGAGTCTCAAGATGACCAACCAAACAATCACACAACTGAGGCTCCTGTAACAGATTCAGCTTCAGTATCTACTTCAAGCAATGATGGCAAAAAAGTTTCACGCCAAGATATTGAACTT GTCCAGAATCTAATAGAGCGGTGTCTACAGTTGTATATGAATAGAGAGGAGGTGGTTAAAACCCTCTTGACTCGTGCAAGGATAGATCCTGGATTCACAACTCTTG TATGGCAGAAGTTGGAAGAAGAAAATGCTGATTTTTTCAGGGCCTATTATATAAGGCTAAAGTTGAAGAAACAAATCCTCCTGTTCAATCATCTGCTTGAGCATCAGTATCATCTGACGAAGTATCCGGTAGCTCCCAAGGTTCCTTTGGCCCCTATACAGAATGGGATTCATCCCATGCCTG TTAACAACTTACCTATGGGATACCCCGTGCTACAGCAACCTTCAATTTCGGCAGCAGGTCAACCCCATCTTGATCCGATGGGCTGTGGAATATCAAGCTGTCATGTGGTTAATGGTGTCCCTGCACCCAGCAATTTTCATCCCATTCGGATGAACTCTGGGAATGA TATGGTGATGGAGAACAGTGCTGCTGATGTGGCTCCTATTATTCCACCAAACGGCACTATGTCATCCATGTCAGAGATGCCTGTGAGTCCTACATCAGTGGCGTCCAGTGGCCATTTCCCCTTCACTGCATCAGAAATATCAGGGATTGGAGTAGACACATCAGCACTTGATACAGCATTTACATCAGATGTGGCGAGTTCGGTAGGATTGCAACTAGCACCGGATGGTGGGGCTGGAAATTCCAGGGATTCTTTCAGATCACTTGATCAGATCCAGTGGAATTTCAGTTTATCAGATCTAACAGCAGATTTGTCGAACTTAGGAG ATTTAGGAGCCTTGGGTAATTATCCTGGCTCTCCCTTCTTGCCATCAGACTCAGAAATTTTGCTTGATTCTCCTGAGCAAGAGGATATAG TGGAGGAGTTCTTTGTTGATTCTGTCCCTGGACCACCATGCTCTCAATCAGATGAGGAGAAACCCTAA
- the LOC132187029 gene encoding proteasome subunit beta type-1: MTKQQANWSPYDNNGGSCVAIAGADYCVVAADTRMSTGYSILTRDYSKICKLADKCVMASSGFQADVKALQKVLAARHLIYQQQHNKQMSCPAMGQLLSNTLYYKRFFPYYSFNVLGGLDSEGKGCVFTYDAVGSYERVGYSSQGSGSTLIMPFLDNQLKSPSPLLLPALDAVTPLSESEAVDLVKTVFASATERDIYTGDKLEIVVLNAEGIRREYIELRKD; encoded by the exons ATGACCAAGCAGCAAGCTAACTGGTCTCCTTACGACAACAATGGCGG ATCCTGCGTTGCAATTGCCGGAGCCGATTATTGCGTTGTTGCGGCCGATACTCGCATGTCCACTGGTTACAGTATTCTCACCCGCGATTACTCCAAAATCTGCAAACT AGCGGACAAATGCGTAATGGCGTCTTCTGGTTTTCAAGCTGATGTGAAAGCTTTACAAAAGGTCTTGGCAGCTAGGCACTTG ATCTATCAGCAACAACACAACAAGCAGATGAGCTGCCCTGCTATGGGTCAACTGCTCTCTAACACCCTCTACTATAAAcgtttctttccatattattcCTTCAACGTTCTAGGTGGCCTTGACAGTGAAG GAAAGGGTTGTGTCTTCACATATGATGCTGTTGGTTCCTATGAGAGAGTTGGATATAGTTCCCAAGGTTCTGGCTCCACACTCATCATGCCCTTTCTGGATAACCAGCTGAAGTCTCCCAGCCCTCTCTTATTGCCGGCCCTG GATGCTGTGACACCACTTTCTGAATCAGAAGCAGTTGATTTGGTTAAAACTGTTTTTGCATCTGCAACTGAGAGGGATATATACACT GGAGACAAGCTTGAAATTGTCGTCCTAAATGCTGAAGGTATTCGACGTGAATACATTGAACTCAGGAAAGACTGA